In one window of Octopus bimaculoides isolate UCB-OBI-ISO-001 chromosome 20, ASM119413v2, whole genome shotgun sequence DNA:
- the LOC106868737 gene encoding sodium- and chloride-dependent glycine transporter 1: MTKVYEEQVVKTIDEESNSSTSDDSSSISSDENKDRGNWTGRLDFMLSCVGFAVGLGNIWRFPYLCYKSGGGAFLVPYFLFLFLCGIPLVFMETSYGQFASLSPLAAWRISPMFKGVGYGMVIVSGIVCIYYNIILAWTLYYLFYSFREILPWSNCENKWNSKNCAVTERQNVTATPNSIVFTTNGTMLTNATSLVGLSNATDLVDKMTNDDILSNVTKVSPSEEFWQLKVLDITDGIEDLGIIRWELLLCLLLAWVVVFLCLCKGIKSSGRVVYVTATFPYLVLTILLIRGVTLPGAWEGLKFYLIPKWSRLLDFQVWGDAATQIFYSVGMSWGGLITMASYNKFHNNVYRDAMIIPVIGCTTSVYAGLVIFSVLGFMSYETGIPIEDVVTQGPGLTFVAYPEAVTKLPVSPLWAILFFLMLFTVGLDSQFGMFETMTSAFVDEFPELLAKRKVLFTAGICFVEFLLGIPFVTQGGIYLLQVVDWYCSTFSLMILSLTECVVISWIYGADRFYNDITLMIGYKPCVWWKISWRFITPTITLLVWLFSISKLSPVTYGDYTYPTWSIVFGWILGMVSLVPLPAVMISQIFKTKGTFIERVKKLIHPDPKWGPSLPQYREQYIASLSFSERQRMLRHIMENEKDGPHNMSVIGEHAKMLQLQLDSVC, encoded by the exons GTTGTGAAAACCATTGATGAAGAATCAAATTCTTCAACTAGTGATGATAGTTCCAGTATCTCCAGTGATGAGAACAAAGACCGAGGCAACTGGACAGGCCGCTTAGACTTCATGTTGTCTTGTGTTGGCTTCGCTGTTGGTCTGGGAAATATCTGGCGATTCCCTTATCTCTGTTATAAGAGCGGTGGAG GTGCTTTTTTGGTTCcttattttttgttcttgtttctgtgTGGAATTCCTCTGGTCTTCATGGAAACTTCTTATGGTCAATTTGCTAGTTTGAGTCCACTGGCAGCATGGCGAATCAGCCCTATGTTCAAAG GAGTTGGTTATGGAATGGTGATCGTGTCAGGCATCGTATGTATTTACTATAACATCATCTTAGCCTGGACACTCTACTATCTGTTCTACTCATTCAGAGAAATACTGCCTTGGAGTAATTGTGAAAACAAATGGAACTCCAAGAACTGTGCTGTCACCGAAAGGCAGAATGTAACAGCAACCCCCAACAGTATTGTATTTACCACCAATGGTACTATGTTGACCAATGCCACCTCACTTGTCGGACTCTCAAATGCcacagatttggtagacaaaatgaCTAATGATGATATCTTGTCCAATGTCACAAAAGTATCACCAAGTGAAGAATTTTGGCA GTTGAAAGTGTTGGACATCACTGATGGTATTGAAGATTTGGGTATTATCCGATGGGAACTGTTGCTTTGTCTGCTACTTGCATGGGTTGTGGTATTTTTGTGCCTGTGCAAAGGAATCAAGTCTTCTGGCAGA GTGGTGTACGTGACAGCGACTTTTCCTTATTTGGTTTTAACTATTTTGCTGATTCGAGGAGTTACTTTGCCTGGAGCTTGGGAAGGGTTGAAATTTTACCTTATTCCTAAATGGTCAAGATTGCTGGATTTTCAG GTCTGGGGAGATGCAGCCACTCAAATTTTTTATTCTGTTGGCATGTCCTGGGGTGGTCTCATCACAATGGCCAGTTACAATAAATTCCACAACAACGTTTACAG aGATGCTATGATAATCCCAGTTATTGGTTGTACAACTAGTGTTTATGCCGGGTTAGTTATTTTCTCTGTTCTTGGATTCATGTCTTATGAAACCGGTATCCCAATTGAAGATGTTGTCACCCAAG GTCCTGGTCTAACATTTGTTGCTTACCCTGAAGCTGTAACTAAATTACCAGTGTCCCCTCTGTgggcaattttgttttttttaatgttatttaccGTTGGCTTGGACAGCCAG TTTGGTATGTTCGAAACGATGACCAGTGCCTTTGTTGATGAATTCCCAGAATTATTGGCCAAAAGAAAGGTTCTCTTTACTGCTGGCATTTGCTTCGTGGAGTTTCTACTTGGCATTCCCTTTGTTACACAA GGTGGAATTTACCTGCTACAAGTCGTTGATTGGTACTGCTCCACATTTTCCCTGATGATTCTTTCCTTGACGGAATGTGTGGTCATTTCTTGGATTTATG GTGCTGACCGTTTCTACAATGACATCACTTTGATGATTGGTTATAAACCCTGTGTGTGGTGGAAAATCTCATGGCGTTTCATTACTCCTACTATTACTCTG TTAGTGTGGCTGTTCAGTATTAGCAAATTGAGCCCAGTAACATATGGAGACTATACATACCCAACATGGTCAATTGTCTTTGGTTGGATTCTTGGAATGGTATCACTGGTTCCTCTACCTGCTGTGATGATTTCCCAAATATTCAAGACGAAGGGAACCTTTATTGAG CGCGTAAAGAAACTGATACATCCAGATCCAAAATGGGGACCATCTCTACCTCAGTACCGAGAACAATACATTGCATCTCTGAGTTTTAGTGAGAGACAACGAATGCTCCGTCACATCATGGAAAATGAGAAAGATGGACCTCATAACATGTCAGTAATTGGAGAGCATGCAAAAATGTTGCAGCTGCAATTGGATTCTGTATgctga